The proteins below are encoded in one region of Apium graveolens cultivar Ventura chromosome 4, ASM990537v1, whole genome shotgun sequence:
- the LOC141718993 gene encoding uncharacterized protein LOC141718993: MECTFPDQQLPAPSGTTPENTNPNTTTNSWKLYVDGSSTTERSGAELILISPEGFTIQQEITFAFKATNNQAEYEALISGLRLAKSLRVRRIVIHNDSQIVVRQMSSEYIAKDEKLARYQTLVRGLLKSIPNTTILQINKEENRQADELSKLVQNSSDLSSSVYFEELQTPSTEKTEILCIDNPDNWMTPFIAYLRDITLPKDQNKAKYLKHKDSRFFLENDQLYRRTFSVPTLKCVDTEEADYCLWEVHEGICRYHLAAKALAYKIIIQGYYWPTIHSDSVAYVKKCHQCQKFRNVPKQNPSLPASVLSPISFAVWGIDIIGPFPRVKGDFRYVFMAIDYMTKWAEVKAMRIINQQDCIKFMNSIIMRFGIPVVLVLDNGP, from the coding sequence ATGGAATGTACCTTCCCGGATCAGCAGCTACCCGCTCCCAGCGGGACCACCCCTGAAAACACCAACCCAAACACAACCACCAACTCTTGGAAGCTCTATGTGGATGGGTCATCAACGACCGAAAGGTCCGGGGCTGAACTCATTCTGATTAGCCCGGAAGGGTTCACCATCCAGCAGGAGATTACCTTCGCCTTTAAAGCAACAAACAAccaagcagaatatgaagccctgatatCCGGACTGAGACTAGCAAAATCTCTCAGAGTAAGGAGAATAGTCATACACAACGACTCCCAGATAGTCGTTAGACAAATGAGTAGTGAatatattgccaaggatgaaAAGCTAGCCCGATACCAGACCCTGGTCAGAGGTCTCTTGAAATCCATCCCGAACACCACCATCCTACAGATCAACAAGGAAGAAAACAGACAAGCTGATGAGCTCTCAAAACTTGTGCAAAATTCCTCGGACCTGAGCTCCTCAGTCTACTTTGAAGAGTTGCAAACTCCAAGCACTGAAAAGACAGAGATCTTATGCATCGACAACCCGGATAACTGGATGACTCCCTTCATAGCATACCTAAGAGACATAACACTCCCAAAAGACCAGAACAAAGCCAAATACCTGAAGCACAAGGATTCCCGTTTCTTCCTGGAGAATGATCAGTTGTACAGAAGAACTTTCTCAGTACCCACTCTGAAGTGTGTAGACACGGAGGAGGCAGACTACTGTCTCTGGGAAGTCCACGAAGGCATCTGCAGATATCACTTGGCGGCCAAAGCTCTGGCCTACAAAATTATCATACAAGGATACTACTGGCCCACAATCCACTCCGACTCCGTTGCTTATGTCAAGAAGTGTCATCAATGCCAGAAATTCAGAAATGTCCCCAAGCAAAACCCGAGCCTACCAGCATCAGTGCTATCTCCGATCTCGTTTGCCGTTTGGGGCATAGACATCATAGGCCCTTTCCCCCGAGTGAAAGGAGACTTCCGCTACGTCTTCATGGCCATTGACTATATGACTAAATGGGCAGAAGTGAAAGCGATGAGGATAATCAATCAGCAAGATTGCATTAAATTCATGAATTCAATCAtcatgaggttcgggatcccaGTGGTTTTAGTGTTAGACAACGGCCCATAA
- the LOC141718995 gene encoding uncharacterized protein LOC141718995, with protein MLQLQDRARKYFKVEESMKRTTVNNEPTGNKKRKSDQEYDAKDKYPRIGKSSDSSSSKKNQQPRFAEYASLNAPRSQILMEIEKDKDFKWQKPLRGDPEKRDKSRYCRFHKDVGHDTDDCRQLKDEIEYLIQRGKFGCFTKGEEAGGQKRDNDKKDDDRRGNDRDHNPQPRGPVINMISGGLKTAGTIRNSRKAYTREVMNIVGEPFKRSKSKMTLEFGDPDLEGLKFPQDDPLVITPIIGNYPVIRVLVDNGASGDILLHDTFIRMGYNDSRLTPSDAPIYGFHDVEYKVEGAIQLLVTIREEPREATQMLNFQVVKETSTYNAIMGRIGIHAFKAVPSTYHMVLPTRNGVGEARGDQKMARSYYVTTLRPDGTGGRSSP; from the coding sequence atgttgcagctccaggatagagCCAGAAAGTATTTCAAGGTAGAGGAGAGTATGAAGAGGACAACTGTGAACAATGAACCTACTGGAAATAAGAAGAGGAAGTCGGATCAGGAATACgatgctaaggacaagtatccacGAATTGGTAAAAGCTCAGACTCctcctcttctaagaagaatcagCAACCAAGGTTCGCTGAATATGCAAGTttgaatgctccaaggagccaaatccttATGGAAATTGAAAAGGACAAAGACTTCAAATGGCAGAAGCCACTGAGGGGAGACCCCGAGAAAAGAGACAAGAGTCGGTATTGCAGGTTTCATAAAGATGTCGGTCATGATACTGACGATTGTAGAcaactcaaggatgagattgagtatcTGATCCAAAGGGGAAAGTTTGGATgtttcaccaagggtgaagaggcCGGAGGCCAGAAGAGAGATAATGATAAAAAAGATGATGATCGAAGGGGTAACGACAGAGATCACAACCCACAGCCCCGAGGGCCAGTAATCAATATGATCTCAGGAGGACTTAAAACAGCTGGTACTATAAGAAACTCCCGAAAAGCTTATACAAGAGAAGTGATGAATATAGTTGGAGAGCCATTTAAGCGTTCTAAGTCAAAGATGACACTTGAATTTGGTGACccagaccttgaaggtttgaaatttcctcaggATGATCCTCTAGTTATCACTCCGATAATTGGAAATTATCCTGTTATAAGGGTCCTAGTGGACAATGGAGCTTCCGGGGACATCTTGTTGCATGACACATTCATAAGGATGGGCTACAATGATTCTCGGCTAACTCCGTCCGACGCGCCCATCTACGGGTTTCACGATGTGGAATACAAAGTCGAAGGAGCAATACAACTTCTCGTAACCATCAGAGAAGAGCCCAGGGAGGCCACGCAGATGTTGAACTTTCAAGTTGTCAAGGAAACCTctacttacaatgctatcatgggtagAATAGGGATCCATGCTTTTAAGGCTGTGCCCTCGACCTACCACATGGTACTCCCAACTAGAAATGGTGTTGGAGAAGCAAggggagatcaaaagatggcccGTAGTTACTATGTTACAACACTTAGGCCCGATGGAACAGGGGGCAGGTCCTccccatag